The following are encoded together in the Geobacter sulfurreducens PCA genome:
- a CDS encoding capsule assembly Wzi family protein, whose translation MITSDTKGIRPYSKAETARLLLEAEANLVKNEEQIPPLAFEFIKRIRELIPREASLREEPEKAPLVDYTPVTSARLRYVYLDGQPRSYNRDVLDPANQSAFGFIGGNLRPQPPGVVHQSGTEGTPLVENNEGVVYGDGHNLEFRWSMEGYLGRYATVLVEPNALHTDETNRLSLQKGYLKLGSGGIELEVGRDANWFGPGYRGATTLTNNAANFDMVKLSSPEPVDVGWIKEYLGDFKYALIGSRFDATGSGADYRKPWFFGMKLTLKPKPWLEIGANLVRQEGGPGFTGDVSLFDQIFGGADNDHVNSIAGIDLRVRIPWLRNTEIYGEYSGEDSASFWPFVESYVAGIYIPCLTPSGRDDLRFEYYRGSVIHYTDWQFPAGYVYKGMTPGHSQGGAAEEFFIRYSHWFSARNSLALEYFHTERGQEGRLKVNSAGRYDPVNGVMQAVERKDALRAFWSLPFYGDVDLNVNYGWERISNVDLVLGNDRTNQLVTLALTYRY comes from the coding sequence TTGATTACCTCTGATACCAAGGGGATCAGACCATACTCGAAGGCCGAAACGGCCCGGCTTCTCCTGGAGGCTGAGGCGAATCTCGTGAAAAACGAAGAACAGATTCCCCCGCTGGCTTTCGAGTTTATCAAGCGCATCCGGGAGTTGATACCCAGGGAAGCATCTCTGAGGGAAGAGCCGGAAAAGGCGCCTTTGGTGGATTATACGCCGGTGACTTCCGCCCGGTTGCGGTATGTGTACCTGGATGGACAGCCCCGCAGTTACAATCGGGATGTGCTCGACCCTGCGAATCAGTCCGCGTTCGGATTCATCGGCGGGAATCTGAGACCTCAGCCCCCCGGAGTGGTTCACCAGTCCGGAACCGAGGGTACCCCTCTGGTGGAGAATAACGAGGGGGTTGTCTATGGCGACGGACATAACCTTGAGTTCCGCTGGAGCATGGAAGGATACCTCGGCCGCTATGCAACCGTACTGGTGGAGCCGAACGCATTGCACACGGACGAAACCAACCGGCTGAGCCTGCAGAAGGGATATCTGAAGCTCGGGAGCGGTGGAATCGAGTTGGAGGTCGGGCGCGATGCCAACTGGTTCGGGCCGGGCTATCGCGGCGCCACGACTCTCACCAATAATGCCGCCAACTTCGACATGGTCAAGCTTTCAAGCCCAGAGCCCGTTGATGTGGGCTGGATCAAGGAGTACCTGGGTGACTTCAAGTATGCCCTGATCGGTTCGCGTTTCGATGCTACGGGGAGTGGCGCCGATTACCGGAAGCCGTGGTTTTTCGGGATGAAGCTGACTCTTAAGCCGAAGCCCTGGTTAGAGATCGGCGCGAACCTGGTGCGCCAGGAGGGTGGACCGGGATTCACGGGCGATGTGAGCCTATTCGATCAGATTTTCGGCGGCGCCGATAACGATCATGTGAACTCGATTGCAGGTATCGACCTGCGCGTCAGGATTCCCTGGCTGCGCAACACGGAGATTTACGGCGAGTATTCGGGTGAAGACTCGGCATCGTTCTGGCCGTTTGTGGAAAGCTATGTGGCCGGTATCTATATTCCCTGTTTGACGCCTTCCGGGCGAGATGACCTGCGGTTCGAGTACTATCGGGGAAGTGTCATCCACTATACCGACTGGCAGTTTCCGGCCGGCTACGTCTATAAGGGGATGACCCCCGGGCATTCGCAGGGGGGGGCGGCAGAGGAGTTTTTCATCCGGTACAGTCACTGGTTCTCGGCCCGCAACTCGCTGGCACTGGAATATTTTCACACCGAGCGGGGACAGGAAGGGCGCCTGAAGGTCAACAGCGCCGGCAGGTATGATCCGGTAAACGGGGTCATGCAGGCTGTTGAACGGAAAGATGCGCTCCGCGCTTTCTGGAGTCTGCCGTTTTACGGCGATGTCGATCTTAACGTTAATTACGGCTGGGAGCGGATTTCCAACGTGGATCTCGTGCTGGGCAACGACCGGACCAATCAGCTCGTGACCCTGGCACTCACCTACCGGTATTGA
- a CDS encoding sugar transferase, with protein sequence MFILLSFLLLTLGKLALKLILSHIRRRGYNFRNILIVGTNERSKRFIHLVEQHSDWGLKIVGFLGVKTNSLPDTLSGYKVLGTMAQLVDICKSNPVDEVVFCLSRQWEENIDDYLHDLEEMGITVRMVLDHYEMRISRREMSMFHDEIPILTFYSKNFDATQLFLKRCLDFLGSTIGLLITGALYPFIALAIRFDSPGPIFFGQERVGENGRIFKCWKFRSMYVDAEERKKELEHLNEMSGAIFKIAHDPRITRVGKFLRKTSLDELPQFWNVFRGEMSLVGTRPPTPDEVAKYENWQRRRISIRPGITGLWQVSGRNRINEFDEIVKLDLKYIDQWSIWLDLKIIFKTVGVVFFGTGAQ encoded by the coding sequence CTGGCCCTCAAGCTGATTCTCTCCCATATCCGGCGGCGCGGTTATAACTTCAGAAATATCCTCATAGTCGGCACTAACGAGCGTTCGAAACGGTTCATTCATCTGGTTGAGCAGCACTCCGACTGGGGACTCAAAATAGTCGGGTTTCTCGGCGTGAAAACAAATTCGCTGCCTGATACGTTGTCCGGATATAAGGTGCTGGGCACCATGGCTCAACTTGTGGACATCTGTAAATCAAACCCCGTGGACGAGGTCGTTTTCTGTCTCTCCCGACAGTGGGAGGAGAATATCGACGACTACCTCCACGATCTGGAGGAGATGGGGATCACGGTTCGCATGGTGCTGGACCATTACGAGATGCGGATTTCCCGGCGAGAAATGAGCATGTTTCACGATGAGATTCCCATTCTCACGTTTTACAGCAAGAATTTCGATGCCACCCAATTGTTCCTCAAGCGGTGTCTTGATTTTTTGGGATCTACCATAGGCCTGCTTATTACCGGCGCTCTGTATCCTTTTATTGCCTTGGCGATCAGGTTTGATTCTCCTGGGCCGATATTTTTCGGCCAAGAGCGGGTAGGGGAGAATGGCCGTATTTTCAAGTGCTGGAAATTTCGTTCCATGTATGTCGACGCAGAGGAGCGCAAAAAGGAGCTTGAGCATCTCAACGAAATGAGCGGTGCCATCTTCAAGATTGCTCACGATCCGAGGATCACCCGGGTGGGCAAGTTCCTCCGCAAGACGAGCCTGGATGAGTTGCCCCAGTTCTGGAATGTGTTTCGCGGCGAGATGTCGCTGGTGGGTACGCGGCCGCCGACTCCTGACGAGGTGGCCAAGTATGAAAACTGGCAACGGCGACGCATCTCGATCCGTCCGGGAATTACGGGGCTCTGGCAAGTCAGCGGGCGAAACCGTATCAACGAATTCGATGAGATTGTTAAGCTTGACCTGAAATATATAGATCAGTGGAGCATCTGGCTGGATCTGAAGATTATCTTCAAGACGGTTGGAGTGGTTTTTTTCGGTACAGGGGCACAGTAG
- a CDS encoding IPT/TIG domain-containing protein, whose amino-acid sequence MTRKKRCAGLLLAPVLALSLFSRAEAVLLDVGPIVPQVINSSPPQHGFPLWYRDTNRVPLELCLSRTASVNGPMCLTQEPFPAQPFNFPNNFGPEAFWWSADAIMAMPGGGDARLIMALEAAFAVGDPIPGDQVSFARIRIRIDTPVAGTYVVTYPYGEMTFNVTDTDAGINYTRDIGIATNNFNGALLGDVGPFLYWDTGPVAVGDELFVGDPNVDHRVLGSPFPDPLNPSQFSNFFRVRGPAAVGTLQTDLFAVMGKIYQTPIPTPLTVDRLTYSRDAAGMQFHAAATTQPVSNQVNPALPFPQNFALTGVPSALEVTGTGLPTQTMITNDPADGKFFSASSFFADPGTLPATVQVTNINDEPDTVVTVPLVDDVTVFRATYRPQSGTLSIAADSADDVANPVLQAYMPGMTAPLGTLVNGQLSVSFPLVDTSVTPTKTHSVPPVWVTVKSAAGGEASALVTVRDISPPVVAGFSPASGVVGTAITLFGSNFSPFLAENIVTFNGTPATVLSATDSFLTVEVPPLATTGAIAVTTSGGQAASVASFIPRYTTSVTLAGTGAGSVNSVPVGIACTVGTCSGEFDYNTALELVQSASSGSQFDGWSGDCTGTGPCTLSTTADWAVSAVFSIQPNVRIGALTYFGTAQAAFDAVQNGEVILARAMILPGSDPVYDRPGISSTFSGGYADFTEPLTQSDYTTIVGSLTINRGELVVDQVMVN is encoded by the coding sequence ATGACACGAAAAAAACGCTGCGCCGGGTTACTGTTGGCCCCCGTACTGGCTCTTTCATTGTTTTCAAGGGCCGAGGCGGTCCTGCTCGACGTGGGGCCGATCGTCCCGCAGGTGATAAACAGCTCTCCCCCCCAGCACGGTTTCCCGCTCTGGTACCGAGACACCAACCGGGTGCCGTTGGAGCTTTGCCTCAGCAGAACGGCCAGTGTCAATGGCCCCATGTGTCTTACCCAGGAGCCGTTCCCGGCACAGCCCTTCAATTTTCCCAATAACTTTGGCCCGGAGGCCTTCTGGTGGTCGGCAGATGCCATCATGGCCATGCCCGGCGGCGGCGACGCCCGGCTGATCATGGCGTTGGAAGCGGCGTTTGCCGTCGGAGATCCGATTCCGGGCGACCAGGTTTCCTTTGCACGCATTCGCATACGGATTGACACCCCTGTTGCCGGTACCTATGTGGTGACCTACCCCTATGGCGAGATGACCTTTAATGTTACGGATACCGATGCAGGGATCAACTATACCCGTGACATCGGGATAGCGACAAATAATTTCAACGGCGCCCTCCTGGGGGATGTGGGGCCGTTCCTCTACTGGGACACGGGGCCCGTAGCCGTTGGCGATGAATTGTTTGTCGGGGACCCGAACGTGGATCACCGCGTTCTGGGAAGCCCCTTCCCCGATCCGCTCAATCCGAGCCAATTCTCCAATTTTTTCCGCGTCCGGGGGCCTGCGGCCGTTGGAACGCTGCAGACCGACCTGTTCGCGGTGATGGGCAAAATCTATCAGACGCCGATCCCCACGCCGCTGACGGTTGATCGTCTGACCTACAGCCGTGATGCGGCCGGGATGCAATTCCACGCCGCGGCAACGACCCAACCCGTTTCGAATCAGGTCAACCCGGCGCTTCCGTTCCCGCAGAACTTTGCGCTGACCGGCGTCCCATCTGCGCTGGAGGTGACCGGCACCGGTCTTCCGACCCAGACCATGATCACCAATGACCCCGCTGATGGTAAGTTCTTTTCGGCGAGCAGCTTCTTTGCCGATCCGGGGACACTCCCGGCCACGGTACAGGTGACCAACATTAACGATGAGCCGGATACGGTTGTCACGGTTCCGCTGGTGGACGATGTTACCGTATTCCGGGCAACGTACCGGCCGCAGAGCGGGACTCTGTCCATTGCGGCAGATTCCGCCGATGATGTGGCAAATCCGGTCCTCCAGGCGTATATGCCGGGCATGACCGCTCCGCTCGGCACCTTGGTCAACGGGCAGTTGTCGGTGAGCTTCCCGCTCGTTGATACCTCGGTTACGCCGACCAAGACCCATAGCGTCCCGCCGGTGTGGGTGACGGTAAAGTCGGCTGCGGGAGGAGAGGCTTCTGCACTGGTGACTGTGCGCGATATATCGCCGCCGGTGGTTGCCGGCTTCAGCCCGGCCAGCGGCGTGGTGGGAACGGCCATTACCCTGTTCGGCAGTAATTTCTCGCCGTTCCTGGCGGAAAACATCGTAACCTTCAATGGCACCCCCGCCACGGTGCTCAGCGCCACGGACTCTTTCCTGACCGTTGAGGTACCGCCCCTGGCGACGACCGGTGCCATCGCCGTGACGACGTCCGGCGGCCAGGCGGCCAGCGTTGCTTCCTTCATCCCCCGCTATACGACGTCGGTTACCTTGGCCGGTACCGGCGCCGGATCGGTCAACAGCGTGCCGGTGGGCATAGCCTGCACCGTGGGGACCTGCAGCGGTGAATTCGACTACAATACCGCACTTGAGCTTGTCCAGTCCGCTTCTAGCGGTTCCCAATTCGATGGCTGGTCCGGTGACTGCACCGGTACGGGACCCTGTACGCTTTCGACTACTGCCGATTGGGCCGTCTCCGCCGTCTTTTCCATCCAGCCCAATGTCAGGATCGGTGCGTTGACCTATTTCGGAACCGCCCAAGCGGCGTTCGACGCGGTTCAAAACGGCGAGGTCATCCTTGCCCGGGCCATGATTCTGCCAGGTTCGGACCCCGTGTATGATCGCCCCGGCATCTCCTCGACCTTCTCGGGTGGCTACGCCGACTTCACCGAGCCGTTGACGCAGAGCGACTACACCACCATTGTCGGTTCGCTGACCATAAACCGGGGCGAGTTGGTCGTCGACCAGGTAATGGTCAACTGA